The Zingiber officinale cultivar Zhangliang chromosome 9A, Zo_v1.1, whole genome shotgun sequence genome window below encodes:
- the LOC122019486 gene encoding serine carboxypeptidase 1-like gives MVSNVLVTLILLLLFLISVGGAPIDAEVKQFPGFDGEFPSKHYAGYIGLGDEEHKRHMYYYFATSERNPSEDPITLWITGGPGCSGLDALAHLVGPFEVVPDTFHYTKQPKTRLSPYSWTKVSSILSVDSPVGTGYSYAENADDYITNDDKTVSDLYDFLIKWYSEYPEFLPNPLFLAACSYTGVIVPPLAQEIAKGIESGKEPRINLKGYSIGNGAYDVDSERSAVVPFANRIGLISDEHYQDLASSCQGKYVDNDDPDCLKNMEIFQSHVESINPYHVLCLRCHFDMAVNMDSYEHDSLKMYQDIHGASPFNEECHGYELASERLFESENSRQIVNAAPREVTGQWIRCTKRINYERTVLSTMEYHLNLTKKGYKGFIYNGDHDLVLPYTGQLQWLKSFNYSVINKWHPWTVDGNIAGYAVEFENNLCFATFRGGGHTVTEYMPHEALVAIERWLGGASCL, from the exons ATGGTATCAAATGTTCTCGTGACTCTTAttctattattgttatttttaatttctgtTGGAGGAGCACCAATTGATGCTGAGGTGAAGCAATTTCCTGGATTCGATGGTGAATTTCCTTCTAAACACTATGCCGG GTACATAGGTTTAGGAGATGAAGAACATAAGAGACATATGTATTATTATTTTGCTACTTCAGAAAGAAATCCTTCAGAAGATCCAATAACACTATGGATAACAGGTGGCCCTGGTTGTTCTGGACTTGATGCACTTGCACATCTTGTTG GTCCTTTTGAGGTAGTGCCTGATACATTTCACTACACAAAGCAACCGAAAACTAGGCTAAGTCCCTACTCATGGACTAAG GTTTCTAGCATTCTTTCTGTGGATTCCCCAGTAGGAACTGGATACTCATATGCTGAAAACGCCGATGACTATATTACCAACGATGATAAAACAGTATCTGATTTGTATGATTTTCTAATAAAG TGGTATTCTGAGTACCCTGAGTTCCTTCCCAATCCTCTTTTTTTGGCAGCCTGCTCGTATACTGGTGTCATTGTGCCACCATTAGCCCAAGAAATTGCAAAAG GAATAGAATCCGGTAAAGAACCAAGGATAAACTTAAAG GGCTACTCAATAGGCAATGGAGCATACGATGTCGACTCCGAAAGAAGTGCTGTGGTGCCATTTGCAAACAGAATAGGGCTAATCTCAGATGAACACTACCAG GACTTGGCTAGTTCTTGCCAAGGCAAATATGTTGACAACGACGATCCTGATTGCTTGAAGAACATGGAAATTTTTCAGTCG CACGTTGAAAGTATCAACCCTTACCATGTCCTTTGCTTGCGGTGCCATTTCGACATGGCAGTGAACATGGACTCCTATGAACATGATTCTCTCAAGATGTACCAGGACATTCATGGTGCAAGTCCCTTTAATGAAGAGTGCCAT GGTTATGAACTAGCCTCAGAAAGACTGTTTGAATCTGAAAATTCAAGACAAATCGTAAACGCTGCTCCT AGGGAAGTGACTGGGCAATGGATTAGATGCACGAAACGGATAAACTACGAGAGAACGGTGTTGAGTACCATGGAGTATCATTTGAACCTAACAAAGAAAGGATACAAAGGGTTCATTTACAA TGGGGATCATGACCTGGTGCTTCCATACACTGGACAACTCCAATGGCTGAAATCATTCAACTACTCTGTCATCAACAAATGGCATCCCTGGACGGTTGATGGCAACATTGCTGG GTATGCTGTAGAATTTGAAAACAACCTTTGTTTCGCCACATTCAGG GGTGGCGGCCACACTGTGACTGAGTACATGCCCCATGAGGCACTGGTGGCTATTGAGAGGTGGCTTGGTggtgcttcttgcctttga